The sequence CATGAGCCGCCCCGAGACCATTCTTCTGGACGAGCCGAGCATGGGCCTTGCCCCGCAGCTTGTGGAGCAGATTTTCAACATCGTGAAAAAGCTTAACGAGGAGGAGGGCTATACCTTCCTGTTGGCCGAGCAGAACACAAACGTTGCCCTGCGTTTTGCGCATTACGGATACATCCTTGAATCGGGGCGCGTGGTGATGGATGGCCCCGCCGCCGACCTGCGCGAGAACCCGGATGTGAAGGAATTTTACCTTGGGATGTCGGACGAGGGGCGCAAGAGCTTTCGCGATGTACGCAGTTATCGCCGCCGCAAACGGTGGCTGAGCTAAGGGCCTCAGAGGCCCGGCAAAACGGCGGCTGCCCAACCGGCAGTCGCGTTATTCGGGCAGGCCGCAAGATTTCACAAGGAGCACCCGTGAGGTGCCCGACATCAATAGGTCAAGTTTCCGCCACGTGGAGCAGAGTGGCACTTGGGGGATGACGATATGAGCAAATATTTCGACGAACTGGAAACCCGTAGCGCGGATGAGCGGGCTGCGGCGTACGCCCGGGCCCTGCCCGAGCAGATCGAGCGTGCCAAGGGCTTGGCAGGGTATGGTGACCGCCTGAAGGCGGTGGACCCGTCGGCGGTGAAGAGCGTGGCGGATTTGGCCGCACTCCCGGTGTTGCGCAAGTCCGACCTTGGGCAGGCGCAGGGGGCTTCGGCACCCTTCGGGGGGCTGACCACGCGGGCGGCCTCGCAATTTGCGCATGTGTTTCAATCGCCTGGCCCGATTTATGAGCCGGGCGGGGATAGCCATGACTGGTGGCGGATGGGCCGTTTCCTGCATGCCTGTGGCGTGGGAAAGGGCGATATCGTGCAGAACTGTTTCGGCTATCACCTGACGCCGGCGGGGATGATTTTCGAGAATGGCGCGCGGGCCGTTGGGGCCGCTGTTTTGCCCGCCGGAACCGGACAGACCGAGCTTCAGGCGCGGGCGGCGCATGATATTGGCGTGACCGCCTATGCCGGGACGCCCGATTACCTGAAGATCATTCTGGACAAGGCCGATGAGATGGGCCTTTCGCTGTCGATCACCAAGGCTGCTGTGGGCGGTGGGGCGCTGTTCCCGTCGCTGCGGCAGGAATATGCGGATCGCGGTATCGCCTGTTTGCAGTGTTATGCCACGGCCGATCTGGGCAATATCGCCTATGAAAGCGAGGCGCAGGAGGGGTTGATCCTTGATGAGGGCGTGATCGTCGAGATCGTGACCCCCGGCACGGGGGATCCGGTGGCCCCCGGTGAAGTGGGGGAGGTGGTGGTGACCACGCTGAACCCCGATTATCCGCTGATCCGTTTTGCCACGGGCGACCTGAGCGCCATGATGGACGGCGAAAGCCCCTGTGGGCGCACCAACACCCGCATCAAGGGCTGGATGGGCCGGGCCGATCAGACGACCAAGATCAAGGGCATGTTCGTTCGCCCCGAGCAGGTGGCCGCCTTGGTTGCCAAGCACGCCGAGATCGCCAAGGCGCGGGTCATTGCCAGCCGTGAAGGCGAGATGGATGTGATGACCGTGCAGATCGAGGCCGAGGGCGGTGATGCCGAAGGCTATGCCGGGTCAGTGGCCGATGCCCTGAAGCTCAAGGGCCGGGTCGAGATCGTGGCGCCGGGAAGCCTACCGAATGACGGCAAGGTGATCGAGGATCAGCGCAGCTACGACTAAGCCGAAAAACCCTTTATTCAGAAACGGTTGGCGTCGTAGGGGGCCATGTCGATATTGGGGTGTCGACCGCTGAGGCGGTCGGCCAGAAGGCGGCCGGTTTTGGGGCCGGCGGTTAGGCCGATGTGCTGATGTCCGAAGGCGGCATGCACGCCGGTTTGGCCAATCTCACCGATCAAGGGCAGGCTGTCTGGGGTGGAGGGACGGAAGCCCATCCATTCCTCGACATGGCTGTAGGTGAGGCCCGGGAAGGCGCGTTTGGCGTGTTTGTGGATGAGGGCGAGAGGGGCCTTGGAGGGGCCTGCCTCGATCCCGCCCAGTTCCACCATTCCGGCGCAGCGGAGGCCGTTTTCCATGGGGTTCACGGCGAATTTGCCCTTGGCCACCATCATCGGGTTGCGGACCGTTTGCGAGGGGTTGGAGAAATGCAGGTGATAACCGCGCTCGACCTCTAGCGGGACCTTGACGCCCAGCTTGCGCAGGAGGGGTTTTGACCAGATGCCGGCGGCCAGAACGGCGGCGTCGCAGGGAAGCGGGCCTGTATCTGTGTCCACTTGGGTTACCCGGCCATTTTCCAGTTTGATATCAGTGACTTCGGCGCGGGTATATGTGCCGCCCTCATCCTCCAGAACGCGTGCCAAATCCTCCATGTAGGCGCCGGGGTTGAGGATATGGCCGTGACCCTTGAGGGTGGCGAGGCACCCGATGCGCGGGCCTAGGATCGGCTCGGCCTCTTGCACGGCGGGGCCTTCGAGGACCTCGGGGATGAACCCGGCCTTGCGCTTGTAGTCCCAACTGAGCTTATCGGCCAGAAAATCCTTTTTGGTTTCATAGGCATAGCCAAAATCACTGCTGGCGACCCAGTGTTCGGCGCGGGTGCCGCGCGTCAGGGCGCGGTGTTGATCGAGGCTATCGGTCAGAAGCGGGATCAGGCTTTGGACCATGTGATCGCAGTTGCGCGATTGGGCGGCGAAGCGTGCCAGCCACGGCAGCATACGCGGCAGGTAGGACCATTGCAGGAACAGCGGCGAGCCGGGATTTGCCAAATATTTCAAACCCGTAGTGATGATGTCGGGTGTGTTCACAGGCACCACGGCCCATTGCGCCAGAAGCCCCGCGTTGCCGAAAGAGGCCCCGGCGCCGGGGTGGTCGCGATCGACCAGTGTCACCTCATGGCCTGCACGGCGCAGCCAGATGGCGGAACTCAGGCCGCAGATACCTGCGCCGATGACGACGATTTTCTTGAGGTCTGTCATGGGGCCCTCGGGGTGGTGGTTCGGGGGCATCTAAGCGGAGGTTTCGGGGGACGACAAGCGGGGATGTTCGAATCACTGCTAAGTTATTGGGTTAACGAAAAAAATCCTTGGCGGCATCGCGTCGGTAGAACGTCGGTATCGCGTCGGTATTTTTTACCGCAGACCGGCAGGTTAACAGGGCGCGCGGTGAGATTTGTACGTTTTGTACGGGCGTTTCGTACGAACGCGGTGCGGTGGTTGTCGGCAGATACCTCTGCCCATGTTCTGTATCTCTTACGCCGGTGTCCCGCGATAGCGAAAGACCCCTGTCGCGGTGGCGATAAGGTTGCCGAGATCATCCGTCACCTCGGCCTTGGCGAAATAGGTTTTGCGGCCGCCGCCGGTGAGCCGTCCTTCGGCAATCAGGCGGCTGCCCTGCGCCTGACCAAGGTAGTTGACCGTCATCGACAGGGTCAGGGCCATTTGGGATTTGTCCGGGTCGCCGGTGAAACATCCGGCAAAGCCCATGGCGGTATCCATCAAGGTGGCGTGCAACCCGCCGTGTGGGATGCCCTGCCGGTTGGCAACATGCGGGGCGATGGGCACCTCGACCCGGGCATAACCCTTTTGCCAGTCGGTCATCGCAATGCCCAGATGGGCGGCCATGGCCGAGGGTTTTTCAAACAGGTGGCTGTTGTCTTGGCTCATCGTGTCGTGGCCTCCAGCCCTTGTCGGGCGAATTGCGGAACATAGGCGCCCAGTTGCAAGCCGCGCTCGGGGTCGGCGGCGTTGCCGTCGAGGGCGCGTTTTTTCACCCCTTGCAGGATCGCGGCCATGCGGAAGTAGCAAAAGCCGAGGTAGAACTCAAAACGGTCTATGCCGGGCAGGTTTCGGCGTTGGCAGTAGGTGTCGATGAAGTGGTCATCGGACCACAGGCCAAGGGCGGCGCGGTCAATACCCGCCAGCCCGCGGCCCTGTTCGGTGGCGGGCATGGACCATTGCATGATCACGGCGGCCAGATCGGCGTAGGGGTGGCCGATGGTCGATAGTTCCCAATCCAGCACGGCGATGACGCGGGGGCCGTCGGGTGCGAAGATCAGGTTATCGAGCCGGTAGTCGCCGTGGACAAGGCGGCGTTGGCCATCGTCGGGGGGCATGTTTTCACCCAGCCACGTGATGAGCGCCTCCATATCCGGCAAATCTTCGGTCTGGGTGGCGTGGTATTGCTTGGTCCAGCGGTCGAGTTGCCGGGCGTAGTAGTTTCCGGTGGGGCCGTAATCGGTGAGGCCCGTTGCCTCAAGATCGACTTCGTGAATGGCGGTGAGGACGCGGTTCATCGAGTCGATCATGGTAGAACGCTCATTGGGCGTGAGGCCGGGGAGCCAAGGGGAATCGAAGGTGCGGCCTTCAATGGCCTCCATCACGTAGAAGGCCGAGCCGATCACGGCGTCGTCCTCGCAAAGCGCGTGCATCTTGGGCACTGGTACATCGCTATCGGCCAGCGCCTTTTGCACGCGAAATTCGCGATCAACCGCATGGGCGGATTTGAGCAGCACCCCCGGCGGTTTACGGCGCAGGATCAGCGGGCCTTGTGGGGTGCTGAGCCGATAGGTGGGGTTGGATTGCCCACCGGTGATTTTTTGCGCTTCGATGGGGCCGGTGTGGCCGGGAACATGCGCTTCAAGCCAAGGGGTGAGGGTGGTGAGGTTCAGATCGCTCATGTGTTACCCCTTGCGCTGGTCGGGGTGGATGTAATCGGCAAACTGCTGGCGCAGGGTGAGTTTGGAGATTTTGCCGGTGGCGGTGAGGGGCAATTCATCGGTGAAGAGAATGTCATCGGGGAGCTGCCACTTGGCGAAATGCTTGCCCATGTGGGCGTGGATGTCGTCGAGCGTGGGGCGGGTATCGCCCTCGGGAACGACCACCAGAACCGGGCGTTCATCCCATTTGGGGTGGGGCACGGCGATGATGGCGCAGGTTTTGACCAAGGGGTGCGAGACGGCGGCGTTTTCAAGGTCGATCGAACTGATCCATTCGCCGCCCGATTTCACCAAATCCTTGGCGCGGTCGCGGATGATGAGTTGCCCTTCGGGTGTGAGGGAGGCGACATCGCCGGTGCCGAACCAGCCCTCGGCGTCCATAGCCGCCTTCGTGGCCTCGGGATTGTTGTAGTAACCGGTGATCACGGTATTGCCGCGTACGTAAAGTTCGCCCACCGCTTCGCCATCGTGGGGCATGCACGTGCCATCGTCATCGACCAGTTTGAAATCGAGGCCGAATTTGCGGCGGCCCGCGCTGGTCTTGATTTGCATTTGCTCGGAGAGTGGCGCGTTTTGCAGCCGGGGCGGGACAACGCCGTGGGTGCCAATCGGGCTCATTTCCGTCATCCCCCATGCTTGGGACACGGTGACGCCGAAGCCCTCGTAGGCCTCGGTCATGCTGGCCGGGGCGGCGGAGCCGCCGACCACCAGATCGCGGAAGGCATGGGGCGCGCGGGTTTTGGCCTCAATTTCGGCCAGAAGCCCGGCCCAGACGGTGGGCACGCCCCATGCGGAGTAAACATCGTGGTCCTCCATCAATTGCCAGAGGCTTGCGCCATCGAGGTGACGGCCCGGCATGACCATCGTCATGCCTGTCAGCGGCGCGTTATAGGGTAGGCCCCATGCGTTGACGTGGAACATTGGCACCACGGGCATCACCCGTTTGCCCGCCGCGAAGCTGGAAGTTTGGGCCAATGGCACGGTGAGCGCGTGCAGGACGGTGGAGCGGTGCGAATAGAGCGCGCCCTTGGGGTGGCCTGTGGTGCCGGAGGTGTAGCACAGGCCCGAGGCGGTCTCCTCGGGGAAATCGGGCCAGTGGTAGGTTGTGGGCTGCCCCTCCAGCAGCTCTTCGTAGCAGAGTGCATCGAGGGTGGTGTCGGGCATATGTGCCCGGTCGCTCAGGATGATGTAGCGCAGGCCTTTGGGGGCCTCATCGGCCACGGCCTCGGCCACGGGTACGAGGCTTGGATCAATGCACAGAAGGCTGTCGCCCGCGTGGTTGAGGATATAGGCCATCTGTTCGGGAGAAAGGCGGGGGTTGACCGTGTGGCAGACCGCGCCGATTCCCGCGAGGGCATAGTAAAGCTCCACATGGCGGTGGCCATTCCATGCCAGCGTCGCCACGCGGTCGCCCATCAGCACGCCAAGCGCGTCGAGGGCGTGGGCCAGTTGCGCGGTGCGGTCAAGGATTTCGGGATAAGTGGCGTGGTGAATATCACCCTCGTCCCGGACCGATATGATGCCTTGATCGGTGAAGGCCTCGGCGGCGTGGCTGAGGATGTCGATGATCCTCAGCGGGCGATGCTGCATCATGCCTTTCATCTGCTGTGTCTCCTCCCTGTCGCGCGGTTCGGTGACGGTGGCATGAAAGCCGGACGGGATCAATTGGCCTGCATGAAACGACGCGGAGGCGTCGGTTTCCGGTTGGTCGGTGTGAAGTGGTTGTGGTGTGCTGGGGGAAACGCGACGTGCGGGGAGGGCGAAATGCAGGAATTCGAGGGCAAGCGCGCCTTGGTAACAGGCGCGGCGGGTGGCATCGGGCGGGCCATCGTGGCGGCATTGCAGGCACGGGGGGCCAAGGTGGCCGGGGCCGATCTGGCCGAGAGCGCCGGGGATGTCAGCCTGTGTGGGGATTTGACGGAGGCCGCGTTTTGTGATGGCTTGCCGGAGCAGGCAGCGCAGGCCCTGGGCGGTCTGGATATCGTGGTGAACAACGCGGGGATCATTACACGGGGCAAGATCACCGAGGCCACGGACGAGGAGTATGCCCGAACCATGGCGATCAACGTCGAGGCGCCGTTTCGCTTGTGCCGGGCGACCATTCCGATCATGGAACGCGCCGGTGGCGGGGCGATTGTCAACGTTGCCTCGTGTTGGGGTGTGCATCCGGGGCCTAATCATCCGCTTTACGTGATGTCGAAATCTGCGGTGGCGTCGCTGACGCAGTGCCTTGGCATGGATCATGCGCATCAGGGTATCCGTGTGAATGCGGTTTGCCCCAACGAGGTGAACACCCCTATGTTGCGCACAGGGTTTGCGGCGCGCGGGTTCGACCCGGACAAGGCGGTCGAGGCGCTTGACGCCTCGGTCCCGTTGGGGCGGATTGCGGAGCCGGAGGATATCGCCGATGTGGTGGTGTTCCTTGCCTCGGATCAGGCACGGTATCTGTGCGGGGCCCTGATTGAAGCGAATGGCGGAAAGGCAGTTCAATGAGCGGATTTGACGGCAAGGTGGCGCTGGTCACCGGCGGGCGCAGCGGTATGGGTGCGGCCACGGCGGCGGCTTTGGCGGCCGGTGGTGCGCGGGTTTTTACGGCGCAGCGCGGCGAGGAGCCAGTGCATGAGGGGATCGTGGCGGATTTCATGGACCCGGGGTGCCCCGAGCGGATTGTCGGTGAGGTGATCAATCGGGCCGGGCGGCTGGACATGCTGGTAAATTGTGCCGGGTTGATGCGCGAGGGCACCGTCGAGGAAACAAGCGTGGCGGATTGGGCGGCGACGCTTCAGGTGAACCTGACGGCGCCGTTCATGATGATCCGTCACGCCATGCCGCACCTGAAGCAGGGGGGCGGGGCGATCGTGAATATCGGCTCGAT comes from Roseovarius bejariae and encodes:
- a CDS encoding long-chain fatty acid--CoA ligase, producing the protein MKGMMQHRPLRIIDILSHAAEAFTDQGIISVRDEGDIHHATYPEILDRTAQLAHALDALGVLMGDRVATLAWNGHRHVELYYALAGIGAVCHTVNPRLSPEQMAYILNHAGDSLLCIDPSLVPVAEAVADEAPKGLRYIILSDRAHMPDTTLDALCYEELLEGQPTTYHWPDFPEETASGLCYTSGTTGHPKGALYSHRSTVLHALTVPLAQTSSFAAGKRVMPVVPMFHVNAWGLPYNAPLTGMTMVMPGRHLDGASLWQLMEDHDVYSAWGVPTVWAGLLAEIEAKTRAPHAFRDLVVGGSAAPASMTEAYEGFGVTVSQAWGMTEMSPIGTHGVVPPRLQNAPLSEQMQIKTSAGRRKFGLDFKLVDDDGTCMPHDGEAVGELYVRGNTVITGYYNNPEATKAAMDAEGWFGTGDVASLTPEGQLIIRDRAKDLVKSGGEWISSIDLENAAVSHPLVKTCAIIAVPHPKWDERPVLVVVPEGDTRPTLDDIHAHMGKHFAKWQLPDDILFTDELPLTATGKISKLTLRQQFADYIHPDQRKG
- a CDS encoding NAD(P)/FAD-dependent oxidoreductase — its product is MTDLKKIVVIGAGICGLSSAIWLRRAGHEVTLVDRDHPGAGASFGNAGLLAQWAVVPVNTPDIITTGLKYLANPGSPLFLQWSYLPRMLPWLARFAAQSRNCDHMVQSLIPLLTDSLDQHRALTRGTRAEHWVASSDFGYAYETKKDFLADKLSWDYKRKAGFIPEVLEGPAVQEAEPILGPRIGCLATLKGHGHILNPGAYMEDLARVLEDEGGTYTRAEVTDIKLENGRVTQVDTDTGPLPCDAAVLAAGIWSKPLLRKLGVKVPLEVERGYHLHFSNPSQTVRNPMMVAKGKFAVNPMENGLRCAGMVELGGIEAGPSKAPLALIHKHAKRAFPGLTYSHVEEWMGFRPSTPDSLPLIGEIGQTGVHAAFGHQHIGLTAGPKTGRLLADRLSGRHPNIDMAPYDANRF
- a CDS encoding PaaI family thioesterase, coding for MSQDNSHLFEKPSAMAAHLGIAMTDWQKGYARVEVPIAPHVANRQGIPHGGLHATLMDTAMGFAGCFTGDPDKSQMALTLSMTVNYLGQAQGSRLIAEGRLTGGGRKTYFAKAEVTDDLGNLIATATGVFRYRGTPA
- a CDS encoding phenylacetate--CoA ligase family protein is translated as MSKYFDELETRSADERAAAYARALPEQIERAKGLAGYGDRLKAVDPSAVKSVADLAALPVLRKSDLGQAQGASAPFGGLTTRAASQFAHVFQSPGPIYEPGGDSHDWWRMGRFLHACGVGKGDIVQNCFGYHLTPAGMIFENGARAVGAAVLPAGTGQTELQARAAHDIGVTAYAGTPDYLKIILDKADEMGLSLSITKAAVGGGALFPSLRQEYADRGIACLQCYATADLGNIAYESEAQEGLILDEGVIVEIVTPGTGDPVAPGEVGEVVVTTLNPDYPLIRFATGDLSAMMDGESPCGRTNTRIKGWMGRADQTTKIKGMFVRPEQVAALVAKHAEIAKARVIASREGEMDVMTVQIEAEGGDAEGYAGSVADALKLKGRVEIVAPGSLPNDGKVIEDQRSYD
- a CDS encoding SDR family NAD(P)-dependent oxidoreductase → MQEFEGKRALVTGAAGGIGRAIVAALQARGAKVAGADLAESAGDVSLCGDLTEAAFCDGLPEQAAQALGGLDIVVNNAGIITRGKITEATDEEYARTMAINVEAPFRLCRATIPIMERAGGGAIVNVASCWGVHPGPNHPLYVMSKSAVASLTQCLGMDHAHQGIRVNAVCPNEVNTPMLRTGFAARGFDPDKAVEALDASVPLGRIAEPEDIADVVVFLASDQARYLCGALIEANGGKAVQ
- a CDS encoding SDR family NAD(P)-dependent oxidoreductase, producing MSGFDGKVALVTGGRSGMGAATAAALAAGGARVFTAQRGEEPVHEGIVADFMDPGCPERIVGEVINRAGRLDMLVNCAGLMREGTVEETSVADWAATLQVNLTAPFMMIRHAMPHLKQGGGAIVNIGSIEGLGANPRHPAYCASKGGLHALTRAVAVDHGHDGVRCNAVAPGWIDTELNDAFIESLGDPAAFRARIGGIHPAGRTGRAEEVAALVVWLLSDAAGFVTGQVWTVDGGRMAQLSLP
- a CDS encoding phosphotransferase family protein → MSDLNLTTLTPWLEAHVPGHTGPIEAQKITGGQSNPTYRLSTPQGPLILRRKPPGVLLKSAHAVDREFRVQKALADSDVPVPKMHALCEDDAVIGSAFYVMEAIEGRTFDSPWLPGLTPNERSTMIDSMNRVLTAIHEVDLEATGLTDYGPTGNYYARQLDRWTKQYHATQTEDLPDMEALITWLGENMPPDDGQRRLVHGDYRLDNLIFAPDGPRVIAVLDWELSTIGHPYADLAAVIMQWSMPATEQGRGLAGIDRAALGLWSDDHFIDTYCQRRNLPGIDRFEFYLGFCYFRMAAILQGVKKRALDGNAADPERGLQLGAYVPQFARQGLEATTR